One region of Paralichthys olivaceus isolate ysfri-2021 chromosome 12, ASM2471397v2, whole genome shotgun sequence genomic DNA includes:
- the rcor1 gene encoding REST corepressor 1 isoform X2 codes for MPAMLERNPEAQGKRRGRAPASGGSSGPGAAGNPSGKSLSGNGTSTNSCWEEGSSGSSSDEEHGGGGMRVGPQYQAVVQEFDPDVAQAAQLRENPGMLVWIPSSCLNQTQLDEYIAIAKEKHGYNMEQALGMLFWHKHNVEKSLADLPNFTPFPDEWTVEDRVLFEQAFSFHGKSFHRIQQMLPDKSMASLVRFYYSWKKSRSKTSLMDRQTRKHKRERDNSDDEEAHRNNLSDSELDRNKEDKREVSCGSEVKTSAGLKSGVKASQRMKKRPPRGMFLNQQDVVSLSSSSPQGLIRHLEGQLVSIKRQIQTIKQTNSALKDKISSGVDEFRQPEVNQKLNSRWTTEEQLLAVQAIRKYGRDFQAISDVIGNKSVVQVKNFLVNYRRRFNLDEVLQEWEAEHGVEGEDGEDGEEGGDEGDGGEEEKMEVCPSEEKEVTAKDTKEDSSFPVDPHKPLAS; via the exons ATGCCGGCGATGCTGGAGAGAAACCCGGAGGCtcaggggaagaggagaggcagagcCCCGGCGAGCGGTGGCAGCAGCGGCCCCGGAGCAGCAGGAAACCCCAGCGGGAAGAGTCTGTCCGGTAATGGAACCAGCACTAACAGCTGTTGGGAAGAAGGAAGTTCAGGATCCAGTAGCGACGAAGAGCATG gtggaggagggatgCGGGTCGGACCGCAGTACCAGGCCGTGGTTCAAGAGTTTGACCCGG ACGTGGCTCAGGCGGCTCAGCTCAGAGAAAACCCCGGGATGTTGGTTTGGATTCCAAGCAGCTGTctgaaccagactcagt TGGACGAATACATCGCCATCGCCAAAGAGAAACACGGCTACAACATGGAGCAG GCGTTGGGGATGCTCTTCTGGCACAAACACAACGTTGAGAAATCTCTGGCTGATTTGCCAAACTTCACTCCGTTTCCTGACGAGTGGACGGTGGAGGACAGAGTCCTATTTGAACAGGCCTTCAGTTTTCATGGCAAGAGCTTCCACCGCATCCAGCAGATG TTACCGGACAAGTCAATGGCCAGTCTGGTTCGGTTTTATTACTCATGGAAGAAAAGTCGCAGTAAAACCAGTCTGATGGATCGACAGACcagaaaacacaagagagagagagacaacag tgatgatgaagaggcTCACAGAAATAATCTGAGTGACTCTGAGTTAGACCGAaataaagaggacaagagggag GTCAGTTGTGGATCAGAGGTCAAAACATCTGCTGGACTGAAG tcaggTGTGAAGGCCTCTCAGCGGATGAAGAAACGTCCCCCTAGAGGAATGTTCCTGAACCAACAGGATGTTGTCTCTCTGTCGTCTTCATCTCCTCAGGGACTCATCAGACACCTGGAAGGTCAGCTGGTGTCCATCAAGAGACAG ATTCAGACCATCAAACAGACCAACAGTGCTCTAAAGGACAAAATCAGTTCAGGAGTGGACGAGTTCAGACAACCTgag GTGAATCAGAAGTTGAACAGTCGTTGGACgacagaggagcagctgctcGCTGTACAAG CCATCAGGAAGTACGGACGAGACTTCCAGGCCATCTCAGATGTGATTGGTAACAAGTCGGTGGTTCAGGTGAAGAACTTCCTGGTGAACTACAGACGGAGGTTTAACCTGGACGAGGTTCTTCAGGAGTGGGAGGCAGAACATGGTGTGGAGGGGGAAGACGGAGAAGacggagaagaaggaggagacgagggagatggaggagaggaggagaagatggaggtgTGTCCctctgaggagaaggaggttACTGCCAAGGATACAAAGGAG GACTCGTCCTTTCCAGTTGACCCCCACAAGCCCCTGGCGTCCTGA
- the rcor1 gene encoding REST corepressor 1 isoform X1, with protein sequence MPAMLERNPEAQGKRRGRAPASGGSSGPGAAGNPSGKSLSGNGTSTNSCWEEGSSGSSSDEEHGGGGMRVGPQYQAVVQEFDPDVAQAAQLRENPGMLVWIPSSCLNQTQLDEYIAIAKEKHGYNMEQALGMLFWHKHNVEKSLADLPNFTPFPDEWTVEDRVLFEQAFSFHGKSFHRIQQMLPDKSMASLVRFYYSWKKSRSKTSLMDRQTRKHKRERDNSDDEEAHRNNLSDSELDRNKEDKREVSCGSEVKTSAGLKSGHPSVSQSGVKASQRMKKRPPRGMFLNQQDVVSLSSSSPQGLIRHLEGQLVSIKRQIQTIKQTNSALKDKISSGVDEFRQPEVNQKLNSRWTTEEQLLAVQAIRKYGRDFQAISDVIGNKSVVQVKNFLVNYRRRFNLDEVLQEWEAEHGVEGEDGEDGEEGGDEGDGGEEEKMEVCPSEEKEVTAKDTKEDSSFPVDPHKPLAS encoded by the exons ATGCCGGCGATGCTGGAGAGAAACCCGGAGGCtcaggggaagaggagaggcagagcCCCGGCGAGCGGTGGCAGCAGCGGCCCCGGAGCAGCAGGAAACCCCAGCGGGAAGAGTCTGTCCGGTAATGGAACCAGCACTAACAGCTGTTGGGAAGAAGGAAGTTCAGGATCCAGTAGCGACGAAGAGCATG gtggaggagggatgCGGGTCGGACCGCAGTACCAGGCCGTGGTTCAAGAGTTTGACCCGG ACGTGGCTCAGGCGGCTCAGCTCAGAGAAAACCCCGGGATGTTGGTTTGGATTCCAAGCAGCTGTctgaaccagactcagt TGGACGAATACATCGCCATCGCCAAAGAGAAACACGGCTACAACATGGAGCAG GCGTTGGGGATGCTCTTCTGGCACAAACACAACGTTGAGAAATCTCTGGCTGATTTGCCAAACTTCACTCCGTTTCCTGACGAGTGGACGGTGGAGGACAGAGTCCTATTTGAACAGGCCTTCAGTTTTCATGGCAAGAGCTTCCACCGCATCCAGCAGATG TTACCGGACAAGTCAATGGCCAGTCTGGTTCGGTTTTATTACTCATGGAAGAAAAGTCGCAGTAAAACCAGTCTGATGGATCGACAGACcagaaaacacaagagagagagagacaacag tgatgatgaagaggcTCACAGAAATAATCTGAGTGACTCTGAGTTAGACCGAaataaagaggacaagagggag GTCAGTTGTGGATCAGAGGTCAAAACATCTGCTGGACTGAAG tcaggtcacccgtctgtctctcagtcaggTGTGAAGGCCTCTCAGCGGATGAAGAAACGTCCCCCTAGAGGAATGTTCCTGAACCAACAGGATGTTGTCTCTCTGTCGTCTTCATCTCCTCAGGGACTCATCAGACACCTGGAAGGTCAGCTGGTGTCCATCAAGAGACAG ATTCAGACCATCAAACAGACCAACAGTGCTCTAAAGGACAAAATCAGTTCAGGAGTGGACGAGTTCAGACAACCTgag GTGAATCAGAAGTTGAACAGTCGTTGGACgacagaggagcagctgctcGCTGTACAAG CCATCAGGAAGTACGGACGAGACTTCCAGGCCATCTCAGATGTGATTGGTAACAAGTCGGTGGTTCAGGTGAAGAACTTCCTGGTGAACTACAGACGGAGGTTTAACCTGGACGAGGTTCTTCAGGAGTGGGAGGCAGAACATGGTGTGGAGGGGGAAGACGGAGAAGacggagaagaaggaggagacgagggagatggaggagaggaggagaagatggaggtgTGTCCctctgaggagaaggaggttACTGCCAAGGATACAAAGGAG GACTCGTCCTTTCCAGTTGACCCCCACAAGCCCCTGGCGTCCTGA
- the ankrd9 gene encoding ankyrin repeat domain-containing protein 9: MPWLLSSQDLVSPSERQCERSAFSFYRAVRERQPVWRLEDTRSMDVFSWEDGRARAFMPSEALLYALVHDHRDYARYLLNRFSVSALYAPRCNFCCRRRSGTPHLSVAVRYDRVSILSAMVETLKRCGTQAERRELLDGCGSCVHVTDAGKSAVQLAVELSRADCLLLLLVHGARPHGLDVALQVLVSCDAQRSDAQRSDAQRCLELLLLFLPNASPPRCLQEEPQRWQSLLGNEVFGWLRGVAPPPLLLQALRCLARFGPDQISTLPPLLLPHSWR; this comes from the coding sequence ATGCCCTGGCTTCTGTCCTCTCAGGACCTCGTGTCTCCGTCTGAGCGTCAGTGCGAGCGGAGCGCGTTCTCGTTCTACCGCGCGGTGCGGGAGCGGCAGCCGGTGTGGCGGCTGGAGGACACGCGCAGCATGGACGTGTTCAGCTGGGAAGACGGACGCGCTCGCGCCTTCATGCCGTCGGAGGCTCTGTTGTACGCACTCGTGCACGACCACCGGGACTACGCACGTTACCTGCTCAACAGGTTCTCGGTGAGCGCGCTCTATGCACCGCGATGCAATttctgctgccgccgccgcagCGGCACACCGCACCTGAGCGTGGCGGTGCGTTACGACCGCGTGTCGATCCTCAGCGCGATGGTGGAGACGCTAAAGCGTTGCGGCACGCAGGCGGAGCGGCGAGAGCTCCTGGACGGATGCGGCAGCTGCGTGCACGTCACGGACGCGGGCAAGAGTGCGGTGCAACTCGCGGTAGAGCTGTCGCGCGCtgactgtctgctgctgctgctcgttcACGGCGCGCGGCCTCACGGACTCGATGTCGCGCTGCAGGTGCTCGTCTCCTGCGACGCGCAGCGAAGCGACGCGCAGCGAAGTGACGCGCAGCGCTGCCTcgagctgctgttgctgtttctGCCCAACGCGTCGCCGCCGCGCTGCCTGCAGGAGGAGCCACAGCGCTGGCAAAGCCTGCTGGGAAATGAAGTGTTTGGATGGCTGCGCGGTGTGGCCCCGCCCCCCCTCCTGCTGCAGGCTCTGCGGTGCTTGGCCCGGTTCGGCCCGGATCAGATCAGCACgctgccccccctcctcctgccccACAGCTGGCGGTGA